One genomic window of Quercus robur chromosome 6, dhQueRobu3.1, whole genome shotgun sequence includes the following:
- the LOC126689901 gene encoding serine/threonine-protein phosphatase 7 long form homolog, protein MIACVSDMQQVGNVDPGPTVVPGVLNCRRRSCKLPEHGLDPRIARYITEAGFEGLFKVPNLEVDHALITALVERWRPETHTFHLPHGEMSITLQDIEVMLGVPVDGLPITGAVKMDWPTLCLELLGHRPPDPIPHPHENTSILAGARLRFTWLDALFSGPLAADATDEVVQQHARYHILDRLGTILFMDKSADRVSVLPLQFLNPISNAKRYSWGSGALAWLYRHLCKASESKAKQIGGAVMLVQLWAYSRFPLICPVMRLPLPPVEAGPLANRWKGPKSTTEHATHVLVAYRASLSSIRAHQVVWEPYSDVLELLPPYCTAGRQIWRADVPLIYFWIVEDHHPERVFRQFGMKQVPPDIVDTSVHLHKISLQGKLDKDWVQEHAVYIDRWAHREEHIVDAPALDGDTTYLAAYMESYRKTTRRYITRDSAYWEIMVESTVELLLQCEPNSAVYNHLKRTLDLVGEMSRAALENARATVTEASTQATGRGGGGRGSRGRGHSGGRAYSGGHGRGHEDDDVLDDEALEGDWGMYMDGVGSSRCTSDAAAQPSHPPGHENSAEHTSCAQAGPRSPPPTRLSPPLFADSAHDGGCIFVPTPGRPTPPVVQAEPTQDPSLPNPDEPAAQIEQIQGENIVPVHGLRRSLRTDIHPPGCGTGDGKTRPAKAIVRKRKDR, encoded by the exons ATGATTGCATGCGTGTCAGATATGCAACAAGTGGGAAATGTGGATCCTGGACCGACG GTAGTGCCAGGCGTGCTAAACTGCAGACGCCGAAGTTGCAAGTTACCCGAGCATGGGCTTGACCCACGGATTGCTCGGTACATAACTGAGGCGGGTTTTGAAGGGTTATTCAAGGTCCCAAACTTGGAAGTGGATCATGCGTTGATCACAGCACTAGTTGAGCGTTGGCGTCCGGAGACGCACACATTCCACCTACCGCATGGAGAGATGAGCATCACCTTACAAGATATTGAGGTGATGCTAGGGGTTCCTGTTGATGGGTTGCCAATTACTGGGGCTGTGAAGATGGATTGGCCTACGTTGTGTCTTGAGTTATTGGGTCATCGTCCACCAGACCCGATACCGCATCCCCATGAGAACACCTCTATCCTTGCTGGGGCGAGGCTCAGATTCACGTGGCTGGATGCACTATTTAGTGGGCCCCTAGCTGCGGATGCTACTGATGAGGTGGTGCAGCAACATGCGCGCTATCACATACTCGATCGGTTGGGGACGATTTTGTTTATGGATAAGTCAGCAGACCGGGTGTCGGTGCTGCCTCTACAGTTCCTAAACCCAATTAGCAACGCGAAGAGGTACAGTTGGGGTAGTGGAGCATTAGCCTGGTTGTACAGGCACTTATGCAAGGCATCGGAGTCGAAGGCGAAGCAGATTGGTGGAGCAGTGATGTTGGTGCAGCTGTGGGCGTATTCGAGGTTCCCATTGATATGCCCTGTTATGAGGTTGCCACTACCGCCAGTGGAGGCAGGTCCCCTTGCCAATCG ATGGAAGGGGCCGAAGAGCACGACAGAGCATGCGACACATGTGCTAGTTGCGTATCGTGCGTCACTGTCGAGTATACGGGCACACCAG GTTGTCTGGGAGCCCTACAGCGATGTCCTAGAGTTGTTGCCCCCATATTGCACTGCCGGCCGACAAATATGGAGGGCCGATGTGCCATTGATCTATTTTTGGATAGTAGAGGATCATCATCCGGAACGTGTCTTTCGTCAGTTCGGGATGAAGCAAGTGCCACCGGATATTGTTGATACGTCCGTTCATCTCCACAAAATCTCCCTCCAAGGTAAACTAGATAAGGATTGGGTGCAAGAGCATGCTGTCTACATTGACCGATGGGCCCATAGAGAGGAACATATTGTTGATGCACCGGCATTGGATGGGGACACGACATACCTTGCTGCTTACATGGAGTCGTACCGAAAGACGACGAGACGGTACATTACACGCGACTCGGCGTATTGGGAAATAATG GTTGAGTCCACTGTGGAATTACTATTGCAATGCGAACCAAACTCCGCAGTGTACAACCACCTGAAGAGGACGCTGGATCTTGTCGGAGAGATGAGCCGAGCGGCATTGGAGAATGCGCGTGCCACGGTGACTGAGGCGAGCACACAGGCCACAGGCCGTGGTGGGGGAGGTCGTGGGTCTAGAGGGCGTGGACACAGTGGAGGTCGTGCATACAGTGGAGGTCATGGACGTGGTCACGAGGATGACGATGTCTTGG ATGATGAGGCGTTGGAGGGCGACTGGGGCATGTACATGGATGGTGTCGGGTCATCGCGATGCACGTCTGACGCTGCTGCCCAGCCATCCCACCCCCCTGGCCATGAGAATAGTGCAGAACACACATCCTGTGCCCAAGCTGGCCCTCGGTCCCCACCACCCACTCGGCTGTCTCCCCCATTGTTTGCCGACTCTGCCCACGACGGTGGCTGTATATTTGTACCCACCCCTGGCCGACCGACACCACCTGTAGTTCAAGCTGAGCCCACCCAGGACCCTTCACTTCCTAACCCTGACGAACCGGCTGCACAAATCGAACAGATACAGGGTGAGAATATAGTGCCGGTACATGGGTTGCGAAGATCACTTCGCACTGACATACATCCCCCTGGTTGTGGGACCGGCGACG GTAAGACGAGACCGGCGAAGGCAATTGTGAGGAAACGAAAAGATCGTTGA